Below is a window of Bifidobacterium asteroides DNA.
TGCTGGCCCCTCTGGTGGGCGCTGAGTGGGACCGCCATCGTCAGGAGGTGCTCTGGGACCCCGAGGAGGCCAAGCGCAAGGCCAAGGAGGATGATGAGCGCAAGAGTCGAGAGGCTCTGCAGGCCAAGTTCGCCCATGTGCCCGAGGACCTCAACAAGCCTCCTGTGGAGCTTTAAGAATTTCTGCCCTTCTCCTTGGCGTCGGTCAAGGCGAAGGGCAGAGAAGATTCAGCGGTCGAAGCGGGCTCCTCGTGGATCGCTAGGCCGGGCCAGTAGAATGATCCCGGCGACGGCTCCGGCGATCATGATCAATGCGCCCAAGCCAAGCAGGGAGAGCGAGGATCCCGGGTGCCCGTCTATAATAGCTATGATGGCGAAGACCAGAGGGATGCCGCCCACCAGCTCGCTTACGAAGGGCAAAAGTATCCAGAGACCGGACATGTTGGTGTCGTGAAGTCGCCGTACGCCCACAGCCAGATTCGGTATGAAAAATCCAAGGGTAACCAGGAGGGACAGGATCCGTCCCACAAAGAAGAATTCTGAGGTGATGAGCGAGAGCGCAAAGTCGATGAGGAAGACCATGAGAACAGGCCACCAATATTCCCCACGGGAGGCCCTTCCGGAGAAGACCGCGTATTTGACGAAGAAACGCTTGCAGGCGCTTACGAAGTCAATGCCGTACCAGGGCGCGTTCAGTGGCGGCTCGCCATTGAATCCGGCATCCGCATAGGGATAGGCTGGATACTGTGGAATCTGAGGCCCGGGCTGTTGGCCTGCTTGATACCCCGATTGATAGCCTGCCTGCGACCAACCCTCGGGTGTCTGATAAGGGTTGCCCGATGCATAGCCGGACGGCGGGGTTGTGCCATTGGGCTGACCATTGGCTTGGTCGGGATTCGGAACTTGGCCATAGGGCGCCTGCTGTTGTCCATAGTACTGCTGGCCATAGGGCTGTTGTTGGTTGTAGTCCGGCTGCTGACGATATGGCTGCTCTTGGTAGGCCTGTTCCTGGCGGTGGTCGTCGGCAGGTCTTTGGACTTCGCTGATCGGATGGTAGATGTCGCTCTGATCCGAAGCTGGCTGTGCATAGCCGGATTGTCCTGGTTGAGGCTGATTCAGGTAAGCCGTGGGTCCTGAGGCGGTTCCGTCTGCCTGATCGTTCTGGGTCCAGCCGTTGGCCGAACCCTGGTCATTGGGGCTCTGGCCCCCGTTGTTCGTATCATCTGGATAGCTCATCGATATTGTCCCTCTCATCTTCTGTTGATTATTCCGGATCTGATTCTTCTGTATGTTCCTATTATGGCAGGCCATTTCTTCTGCTTGCCAGTCATGGGTAGTGCAGGGGATGGAGGACTCGTCATATTCCCTCGGGCTGGTTTGTCGGATCCGGTATGTGATTGCTGTTGCAGGGCGGTTCACTCGTCGTCCGGATTGACCATATGATCGTCGCTGGCATCGCCCAGAAGCAGCCGTTCGGTCAGGGTGATCAGGCCCAGCAGGAGGGCGGTCAGCAGGATGATGACCAGGGTGGCCGAGAAGATCAGTGGAGTTCTAAAGGAGTTGAAGGCCGATTGCAGCCATATGCCCAGGCCGTTTCTGGCGCCCAGATACTCCGAGGTGGCCGCGGTGGCGAAAACATAGGCGGCGCTGATGCGCAGGCCGCCGAAGATCTGTCCTGCGGCCACTCTCAATTTGACATGCAAGAGGGTCCATATTCGAGTTGCCCCGCAGTTCAGCGCCACGTCCTGGTAGAAGCGGGGTACGGACTTGAGGCCCCGGTAGGTCTGGACCACGATGGGAAAGAGGGCGAAGACGGCCACGATGACTACCTTGCCCAGGGGCTCGAATCCGAACCAGATGACGAACAGGGGGGCGACGGTGATCAGCGGGATCATCTGGGCGCCGGCGATCAGGGGGTAGAGGGCGTCGTGCAGAGTTCGCCAGCGGTAGAGTGCCAGGCCGATCACTATTCCCAGGACCGAGGCCAGGAGGAAGCCCAGCAGGCCTTCAAGGAGGGTGATAGCGGTGGCGGGCAGCAGGTCCTCCCGGGATTGCACTGTGGCAGCCAGGACCCGGCTGGGCGCTGGCAGAACCTGTTCACTGACTCCGCCCAGCCGGGCAGCCAGCTCCCAGATGATCAGGAGCGCCAGCAGGGTGAGGGTCGGAGGCAACGCCCGGGCTCTGCCCTGCTTCCGCACCCTCATCGACCAGCTGCTTCCCGGACGTAGCGATCGGTCCACAGGTCCGTGGCCCGAGGGGCCTTGTTGGGGTCGCCCTTCTTGGCATCCCGGTAGGTGCCCGCCTTGAATTGGAAGTCCAGATAGTCCTGGGCATCCTTGACGTTGATCAGCCCGCTGATGCTCTTTTGCTCCGGGCTGTCGACCCAGTACCCTTCCTTGACGATGCTCTCCATGGAGCGCTTGGCCAGGGTCGGGTCGATGGCCGATCCCTTGGTCTCCCTGACCAGGATGTCCGCCGCCTGGTCGGGATGGCTCAGGGCGTAGTCGTAGCCCTTCAGGCAGGCCTTAACGAATGCCGTCAAGGCGCGACGGTGGCCGGCCTGCCGCAGCCAGGAATTTTTGACCACGAAGCCCAGTTGGTCGGGGTTGCCGGGCACTCCCCAGTCGGCCTGGGTGAAGCAGTGAAGGGCTGGGCCCTTGAGCTCGCTCTGCACGCCTTCCCAATTGGCGTAGAAGCCGGCGAAGTCGCCCTTGCCGCTGGTCAGTGCGGCGAAGGTGTTGGTGCCGCTGGTCACCCGCTTGAAGTCGCCCTTGCCTCCTGCGTAGCGGATCATCTGCTTGACTACGGCCGTCTGTTCAGCCGAGCCAAAGCTGACGAAAGTTTTGCCGTCGAAGTCCTTGGGGGTCTGGATGTCGGTGCGCGAGGCCAGCGAGCACCAGCGCGCCACGGAATGCTGGCCTATGTTGAAGACCTGCCGCAGGTCGGCTCCCTGGGAGTTGAAGGTGGCCAGGTTGCTCAGCTTGGAGAAGCCTACGTCGGCGACCCCGTTCTGAACGGAGGTCTCGGCTCCTGCCTGGGCCGTCGGCAGGATGGTCAGCTTCAGGCCGGCCTTGTCGAAGTAGCCTAGGTGCCGGGCCACGTAGATGCCTACATGATTGGTGTTGGGCGTCCAGTCCAGCATGAAGGAGAGCCTGGAGCCGTCATCGGCCTTGTTCTCTGCCCCCTTGGCACCGCAGGCTGCGCTCGTAGCTGCCATGCAGAGCGCAGCTACCAGGGCGAGCGCCCGCATGATCAGTTTGTGGCCGGGAATTCTCCTGGAGCCTCTGTTCCCCGACATGCTCATCACTGTCACCTTGCCTCTCCGGCACTCCTGGTGCCCATCCGCATCGGGGCCGCTACGGGAAGGTGAGGAGCCCGCGCGACGATCCGGTACGGTCTTGACCGATGGAATTCTGCGATGTGTGTCACGGCTGCTGCCACCAGCCGCGCGAACAAGACCACTCTAGTCCAACCCAGCCGGTCCTGCCTTGCCGTGATGAAAGGTTGCATCATTTGCCCGTATACTGGAGACTCACGAGAGATCCACGCGGGCCGGCTGCTGTCGGTCTCGTCAGGAGCAAGACAACCGATTTCGGTAGGGTTCGACGGAGAGGGTTCCCATGTCGGTGACCATCAGTGATGTGGCCAAGCAAGCGGGCATGTCCGTATCCACGGTCTCCCAGGCGCTCAATAACAAGGGGCGCATCTCCCCGCCTACCAAGGACAGGGTTCGCAGGGCGGCCATGGAGCTGGGCTACATCCCTGACAGCCGAGCCCGCTCCATGCGATCCTCGCGCTCGCATGCCGTAGGTCTGCTGGTCCCCGACATTCGCAACCCTTATTTCTCTGAGCTGGTCTACGCCGTCCAGGACCAGCTCTACTCGGCAGGCTACGCGCCCCTGATCGGCGTGTCCTCTTGCCAAGCCAGCAGGCAGGAGGACTATTACCGCATCCTTCTGTCTCGGCATATGGACGGTGTTCTGGTCGTGCCTGACGGACCCACCTCGCCCATGCTTCGCACCATGTTGGCAAGGGAATTTCCTGTGGTCTTCGTAGACCGTCCCGACCGGACCCTGCCCGGTGTTCCTCTGGTGGATTCTGACCCGGTGCCTGGCCTGGAGGCAGCCTTGGATGCGCTAGTAGCAAGGGGTTGCAGACGAGTGGCTTTCGTCCCGGGCCCAGAGAGCCGCTCCTATACCTTCCGCGAGCGCGAGCAGGCTTTTCTGGCCGGTGTGGATGCCTGTCAGGGGCTGACGGGATTGGTGGTCCGCCAAGGTTTCGAGGATCGCCCCCGGGCGGCTGCGACCATGCGCCACCTGCTTGGTCAGGGGGTGGACGCCGTTATCTTCGGCTACTCTGCCGATGCCATCAAGGCCGTTGCTATGGAGTGGGACGGCGACCAGCGCTCGCGAGTGCCCTTGGTCTCTTTCGACGACCTGGAGGTCTTCCAACTGATCAGTCCTCAGGTGTCGGTCATTTCCCAGCAGGTGGACCGCATGGGTCGCCAGGGGGTTGACATGCTCCTGTCCATGATCGAGCCGGGTCGGCAGTCCCCGGAGGGCATGAGCGTGGATCGCCGCCTGCGCACCCAGACCCTCTTTGTGCCGCGGGGTCTGTTGGCTTAGGCCTGTTCCTGCTTGATGCAGGGGTCGGGGCTGGGCAAAATGTGTGCGTGTCGAGCGGCTGCGTCGTCCCTGTAGATGATCCCCCGATGGCTCTTCGGCCATTTGCAGCCCTTGTCCAGACCCCGCTGTTGGTGACTTAGTCCACCAAACACGGGAACAACTAAATGTAGGAAACGAATCATCATCAAACACTACATATGGTGGTCACGACGTGATAGAGTAAGTCCTGTCAGCAAAAATGACATACATGTGATTCGCTGTTCCCGGTATGGAATTCGGGAACGCCAAAGCAAGCGCACATGAGTAACCGTATGACAACCGTATGAGGAGTGACGATGGATACTGAGGTCATGACCGATAGCGTGAAGGAGCGTGGCATTTCGGATCGCGATGCTGTTGACGGCATTCTGGTCGAGAAGCGCGACGGCCGGATCGTCGATTTTGATCCTGTCAACATCATGAACGCCATCGAAGCTGCTTTCAAGGATGTCAAGCACGAGGTCAGTCCTGAGGATCGCCAGCAGATCCGGGGTATGGCCCTGACCGTCCAGTCCGAGATCACTGATCGCTACACCAACCCAGTCAAGATCGAGGACATCCAGACCCTGGTCGAGCATGCCCTGGTCAATGCCCATCTTTATGAGATTGCTCGCTCCTATACCTCCTACCGTCTTGACCGTGACATTCAGCGGGCCAAGGCCACTGATGTCAATGAGGCCGTTCATCGTCTGACCAGCAAGGACGAGACTCTGGTGCGCGAGAACGCCAACAAGGACGCCAACGTCTACGCCACCCAGCGCGACCTGCTGGCCGGCGCGGTATCCAAGGCCTCGGCCTTCGCCATGCTGCCCAAGGATGTCTCCAACGCCCACATGAAGGGCGACATCCACTTCCACGACGCGGACTACTCGCCCTTTACTGCTGAGACCAACTGCTCCCTGCCCGACTTCGGTGACATGCTGGCCCATGGTTTCGAGCTGGGCAACGCCATGATGGACTCGCCCAAGTCCATCGGCACCGCTGCTACGCAGATCACCCAGATCATCAAGGACATTGCCGGCTCCCAGTACGGCGGTCAGACCGTCAACCGTTGTGACGAGATGCTGGACAGGTATGCGCGTCTGGACTACAAGAAGAACTATTCCATGGCTGAGGCTGTTCTGCCGGACGAGGAGCCTATTGATGTGGCCAAGGATGTCGTCCGCGGCCTCAAGGCCCGGGAAGCTGACTGGCTCCACTTGGACGATCGTGCTCCCATTGGCGAGGATGCCCCCTTCGATCTGGACGCTCCGCAGATTGTTCGGCTGCGTCAGGTCTATGCCAAGATCCTGACTCGCAAGAACATCTACGATGCCATGCAGACCATGGAGTACCAGATCAACTCCAACCGTGTCTCCAATGGTCAGACACCCTTCGTCACTGTGGGCTTCGGCCTGGGCACCTCTTGGTTCGCCAGGGAGATTCAGCGGGCCATCTTCCTGATTCGCATCCGCGGACTGGGCAAGGACCGCCACACCGCCATCTTCCCCAAGCTGGTCTTCACCATCAAGCATGGGCTGAACGCGGACGAGGGCGATCCCAACTACGACATGAAGCAGCTGGCTCTGGAGTGCTCGACCAAGCGCATGTACCCTGACGTGGTCTTCTACGAAAATTTGGTCAAGATCACCGGCTCCTTCAAGGCCCCCATGGGCTGCCGCTCTTTCCTGCAGGCCTGGACCAATCCCGAGACGGGGGAGGACGAAGAGGACGGTCGCATGAACCTTGGTGTCGTGACCGTCAACATCCCCCGCATCGCTCTGGAGTCCCGCGGCGACAAGGACCGCTTCTGGAAGATCTTTGACCAGCGTATGGAGGTGGCCCACCATGCTCTGCAGTTCCGCATCATGCGCTGCAAGCAGGCCACGCCCATCAACGCCCCCACCCTCTACCAGTACGGCGCCTTCGGCAGGCTGAAGCCCACCGACAGCGTTGACACCCTCTTCCGCAACAGCCGCTCCACTGTTTCCTTGGGCTACATCGGACTCTATGAGGCCACCAGCGTCTTCTACGGCAAGGACTGGATGAAGGACCACTCCTGGGATCCGGATGGCAAGGAGTTCGCCCTAAGCATTGTGCGCCGGATGAACCAGCTCTGCAAGCAGTGGGAGAAGGCTGAGGGGTACCACTATTCGGTCTACTCCACTCCGGCCGAGTCGCTGACTGACCGCTTCGCACGGATGGACAAGGAGAAGTTCGGCGTAGTCGACGGCGTCACCGACCACGACTTCTACACCAACAGCTTCCACTACCCGGTCTGGCTGCGGCCCACGCCCATGGAGAAGCTCAGCTACGAGCGGGACTTCCCTTACCTGGCCTCGGGCGGGTTCATCAACTACTGCGAGTTCCCATCCATGCAGCAGAACCCCAAGGCCCTGGAGGCGGTCTGGGACTACGCCTACGACATCGGCATCGGCTACCTGGGCACCAACACCCCCATCGACCACTGCTTCGTCTGCGGCTACGAGGGCGACTTCGAGCCCACTGAAGAGGGCTTCAAATGCCCCGAATGCGGCAATGACGACCCCGATAAGTGCAACGTGACCAAGCGCACCTGCGGCTACCTGGGCAACCCAGTCCAGCGGCCCATGGTCCACGGCAGGCACGAGGAGATCGCCCACCGCGTCAAGCACATGGAGGGCGAGACCGGCCACGTGGTCCTCAAGGACGGATCCACCAAGGAGTGGTTCGACGACAAGGCCGAATAGGCTCTGAAGAGGCGCAGTACATGGCGGGCCGGGTAGTTTGCGGCCCGCCATTGTCATGAGGAGGACCAGATGATGGACAAACAGGGAGCCATGAGAAAGACAGGCGGCCACCGTGACTTCGCTGCTGATGAGCAGGGGCGCGGTCCAGGGATCCCCTCTGAGCTGACCAACAATCCCAGGGCCGGCCAGTGGGACGGCCGTCGGCTTAGTCGAGGAATCGTGGCGGACTACAAGCGTCTGGTCATGACCGACGGCGAGGGGATCCGCTGCTCCCTCTACGTCAGCGGCTGCCCTTTCCGTTGCCAGGGGTGCTACAACGCTTCCATCTGGGACTTCGGCGCCGGGCACCCCTATACCCAGCAGCTTGAGGACCGCATTGTCAAGGACCTGTCGCTGTCCTATGTGCAGGGCATCACCTACCTGGGCGGGGAGCCCCTGCTCAACACCCCCATGCTGCTCGGCCTTTCGGAGCGGATCCGGCGCGAGTTCGGCCATGAGAAGGATATCTGGTGCTGGACAGGCTATACATGGGAGGAGCTGAACCGGCCGGGGGAGACCCCGGACAAGGCCCAGCTGATCTCCTACCTCGACGTGCTGGTGGACGGACGCTACTTGGAGAATCGGAAGAACAGCCTGCTCCAGTTCCGAGGCTCGGACAACCAGCGGATCATCGATGTGCCGCGTTCCTTGGAGCAGGGCCAGGTGGTCATCTGGCCCAAGCTGCATGACCAGACCAGGTTTATTCCGGAGACCTACAGCAAGGACAGGCAGCAAGAGCAGCAGCGGGGCTGATACCGGCTCCTGCTCTGAGT
It encodes the following:
- the nrdD gene encoding anaerobic ribonucleoside-triphosphate reductase; its protein translation is MTDSVKERGISDRDAVDGILVEKRDGRIVDFDPVNIMNAIEAAFKDVKHEVSPEDRQQIRGMALTVQSEITDRYTNPVKIEDIQTLVEHALVNAHLYEIARSYTSYRLDRDIQRAKATDVNEAVHRLTSKDETLVRENANKDANVYATQRDLLAGAVSKASAFAMLPKDVSNAHMKGDIHFHDADYSPFTAETNCSLPDFGDMLAHGFELGNAMMDSPKSIGTAATQITQIIKDIAGSQYGGQTVNRCDEMLDRYARLDYKKNYSMAEAVLPDEEPIDVAKDVVRGLKAREADWLHLDDRAPIGEDAPFDLDAPQIVRLRQVYAKILTRKNIYDAMQTMEYQINSNRVSNGQTPFVTVGFGLGTSWFAREIQRAIFLIRIRGLGKDRHTAIFPKLVFTIKHGLNADEGDPNYDMKQLALECSTKRMYPDVVFYENLVKITGSFKAPMGCRSFLQAWTNPETGEDEEDGRMNLGVVTVNIPRIALESRGDKDRFWKIFDQRMEVAHHALQFRIMRCKQATPINAPTLYQYGAFGRLKPTDSVDTLFRNSRSTVSLGYIGLYEATSVFYGKDWMKDHSWDPDGKEFALSIVRRMNQLCKQWEKAEGYHYSVYSTPAESLTDRFARMDKEKFGVVDGVTDHDFYTNSFHYPVWLRPTPMEKLSYERDFPYLASGGFINYCEFPSMQQNPKALEAVWDYAYDIGIGYLGTNTPIDHCFVCGYEGDFEPTEEGFKCPECGNDDPDKCNVTKRTCGYLGNPVQRPMVHGRHEEIAHRVKHMEGETGHVVLKDGSTKEWFDDKAE
- the nrdG gene encoding anaerobic ribonucleoside-triphosphate reductase activating protein gives rise to the protein MMDKQGAMRKTGGHRDFAADEQGRGPGIPSELTNNPRAGQWDGRRLSRGIVADYKRLVMTDGEGIRCSLYVSGCPFRCQGCYNASIWDFGAGHPYTQQLEDRIVKDLSLSYVQGITYLGGEPLLNTPMLLGLSERIRREFGHEKDIWCWTGYTWEELNRPGETPDKAQLISYLDVLVDGRYLENRKNSLLQFRGSDNQRIIDVPRSLEQGQVVIWPKLHDQTRFIPETYSKDRQQEQQRG
- a CDS encoding ABC transporter permease, which encodes MRVRKQGRARALPPTLTLLALLIIWELAARLGGVSEQVLPAPSRVLAATVQSREDLLPATAITLLEGLLGFLLASVLGIVIGLALYRWRTLHDALYPLIAGAQMIPLITVAPLFVIWFGFEPLGKVVIVAVFALFPIVVQTYRGLKSVPRFYQDVALNCGATRIWTLLHVKLRVAAGQIFGGLRISAAYVFATAATSEYLGARNGLGIWLQSAFNSFRTPLIFSATLVIILLTALLLGLITLTERLLLGDASDDHMVNPDDE
- a CDS encoding substrate-binding domain-containing protein → MAKQAGMSVSTVSQALNNKGRISPPTKDRVRRAAMELGYIPDSRARSMRSSRSHAVGLLVPDIRNPYFSELVYAVQDQLYSAGYAPLIGVSSCQASRQEDYYRILLSRHMDGVLVVPDGPTSPMLRTMLAREFPVVFVDRPDRTLPGVPLVDSDPVPGLEAALDALVARGCRRVAFVPGPESRSYTFREREQAFLAGVDACQGLTGLVVRQGFEDRPRAAATMRHLLGQGVDAVIFGYSADAIKAVAMEWDGDQRSRVPLVSFDDLEVFQLISPQVSVISQQVDRMGRQGVDMLLSMIEPGRQSPEGMSVDRRLRTQTLFVPRGLLA
- a CDS encoding DUF805 domain-containing protein; this encodes MSYPDDTNNGGQSPNDQGSANGWTQNDQADGTASGPTAYLNQPQPGQSGYAQPASDQSDIYHPISEVQRPADDHRQEQAYQEQPYRQQPDYNQQQPYGQQYYGQQQAPYGQVPNPDQANGQPNGTTPPSGYASGNPYQTPEGWSQAGYQSGYQAGQQPGPQIPQYPAYPYADAGFNGEPPLNAPWYGIDFVSACKRFFVKYAVFSGRASRGEYWWPVLMVFLIDFALSLITSEFFFVGRILSLLVTLGFFIPNLAVGVRRLHDTNMSGLWILLPFVSELVGGIPLVFAIIAIIDGHPGSSLSLLGLGALIMIAGAVAGIILLARPSDPRGARFDR
- a CDS encoding ABC transporter substrate-binding protein, which codes for MSMSGNRGSRRIPGHKLIMRALALVAALCMAATSAACGAKGAENKADDGSRLSFMLDWTPNTNHVGIYVARHLGYFDKAGLKLTILPTAQAGAETSVQNGVADVGFSKLSNLATFNSQGADLRQVFNIGQHSVARWCSLASRTDIQTPKDFDGKTFVSFGSAEQTAVVKQMIRYAGGKGDFKRVTSGTNTFAALTSGKGDFAGFYANWEGVQSELKGPALHCFTQADWGVPGNPDQLGFVVKNSWLRQAGHRRALTAFVKACLKGYDYALSHPDQAADILVRETKGSAIDPTLAKRSMESIVKEGYWVDSPEQKSISGLINVKDAQDYLDFQFKAGTYRDAKKGDPNKAPRATDLWTDRYVREAAGR